The Halarchaeum grantii genome includes a window with the following:
- a CDS encoding cold-shock protein, which produces MASGKVDFFNDTGGYGFITTEDSEEDVFFHMEDVGGEDLTEGTDIEFDIEDAPKGPRATNVVRA; this is translated from the coding sequence ATGGCATCCGGTAAGGTTGACTTCTTCAACGACACGGGCGGTTACGGTTTCATCACGACTGAGGACTCTGAGGAGGACGTTTTCTTCCACATGGAGGACGTCGGCGGTGAGGACCTGACTGAAGGTACTGATATCGAATTCGACATCGAAGACGCCCCCAAGGGCCCGCGCGCGACGAACGTCGTTCGCGCGTAA
- a CDS encoding deoxyhypusine synthase, with product MSDDHDEYEEPAREEFDHDPLGHAEVHAGMTVGELVEQYGHAGIGAADVSHAVDVYAEMLGDDDVTNFFGLAGAMVPTGMRQVVVELIRDGHIDALVTTGANLTHDAIEAVGGKHHHGHAGPHDHRMSADDEHAGMDPTAYDETLREEEVDRIYNVYLPQEHFALFEAHLRENVFPEVERTVSIQELTEALGKANLEVNEEDDVAEDAGIAAAAYEHDVPVYVPAIQDCVLGLQAWMYSQTSDFTLDALADMTHITDLAFDAEKAGAMVVGGGVPKNYVLQTMLVVPEAYDYAVQLTMDPEHTGGLSGATLDEARSWGKLKPTAENATVVGDATITLPLVVAATRERL from the coding sequence ATGAGCGACGACCACGACGAGTACGAGGAGCCGGCGCGCGAGGAGTTCGACCACGACCCCCTCGGACACGCCGAGGTGCATGCGGGGATGACGGTCGGCGAGCTCGTCGAGCAGTACGGCCACGCGGGCATCGGCGCGGCGGACGTCTCGCACGCCGTCGACGTCTACGCGGAGATGCTCGGCGACGACGACGTGACGAACTTCTTCGGGCTCGCCGGCGCGATGGTCCCGACGGGGATGCGTCAGGTGGTCGTCGAACTCATCCGGGACGGTCACATCGACGCGCTCGTGACGACGGGTGCGAACCTGACGCACGACGCCATCGAGGCCGTGGGCGGGAAGCACCACCACGGCCACGCGGGCCCGCACGACCACCGGATGAGCGCGGACGACGAGCACGCGGGGATGGATCCGACGGCGTACGACGAGACGCTTCGGGAGGAAGAAGTGGACCGCATCTACAACGTCTACCTCCCGCAGGAGCACTTCGCGCTCTTCGAGGCCCACCTCCGCGAGAACGTCTTCCCGGAGGTCGAGCGCACCGTCTCCATCCAGGAGCTCACCGAGGCGCTCGGGAAGGCGAACCTCGAGGTGAACGAGGAAGACGACGTCGCGGAGGACGCCGGCATCGCCGCCGCCGCGTACGAGCACGATGTCCCGGTGTACGTGCCGGCGATTCAGGACTGCGTGCTCGGCCTGCAGGCGTGGATGTACTCGCAGACGAGCGACTTCACGCTCGACGCGCTCGCGGACATGACGCACATCACGGACCTCGCGTTCGACGCGGAGAAGGCGGGCGCGATGGTCGTGGGCGGCGGCGTCCCGAAGAACTACGTCCTCCAGACGATGCTCGTCGTCCCCGAGGCGTACGACTACGCGGTCCAGTTGACGATGGACCCCGAGCACACGGGCGGGCTCTCGGGGGCGACGCTCGACGAGGCGCGCTCGTGGGGGAAGCTGAAGCCCACGGCGGAGAACGCGACGGTCGTCGGTGATGCCACAATCACGCTCCCGCTCGTCGTCGCGGCGACGCGCGAGCGCCTGTAG
- a CDS encoding sensor histidine kinase, which translates to MSRLSPRVGGALIAAFGAALVVFHLNGVLLLHETVTLAALSAVPLAISVVVVAAGVAVARGRLVPAGFADRALAWTATGVVAIAALDAWVFAGVVAYGFDLPATVLVFGVALPGVLAPFSGVAPFGVLVGLLVGVYDARRLAQQRAIAQLSRINDTLRITTQEMVEEDDRDALERAVCERLAESEPYDAIWIGRYDPEESVVRPVAWAGLPDEYVAEISVTVDETATGGGAGGRAIRTGEIQTVPDVYADPTMEPWHEQFARYGVESLAAVPIVHEDTVYGFFSVYASRQNVFDERESEVLAEVGESLGHAIASIEMVDLLAARERELARQNERLEEFAAVVSHDLRNPLNVADGYLDMARESGDDEHFDRVRDALDRMNALIDDLLTLARQGATVDELETASLESVAADAWEVAGGESATLALGDDLGTVACDRSRLRQLLENLFRNARQHGGADVTVTVGRLEDGFYVADDGPGVPEGERADVFDVGYTTHESGTGFGLNIVRGIASAHGWDVTLTESADGGARFEFRGVARDAPRDADHSLSAVD; encoded by the coding sequence ATGTCGCGACTCTCCCCACGAGTGGGCGGTGCGCTGATCGCCGCGTTCGGTGCGGCGCTCGTCGTCTTCCACCTCAACGGCGTGCTCCTCCTGCACGAGACTGTGACGCTCGCCGCGCTCAGCGCCGTCCCGCTCGCCATCTCGGTGGTCGTCGTCGCGGCCGGCGTCGCGGTCGCGCGCGGACGCCTCGTCCCGGCCGGGTTCGCGGACCGCGCGCTCGCGTGGACGGCCACGGGGGTCGTCGCGATCGCGGCGCTGGACGCGTGGGTCTTCGCGGGCGTCGTCGCGTACGGCTTCGACCTGCCCGCGACGGTCCTGGTCTTCGGCGTCGCCCTGCCGGGCGTCCTCGCGCCGTTCTCCGGTGTCGCGCCGTTCGGTGTGCTCGTCGGCCTCCTCGTCGGCGTCTACGACGCGCGCCGACTCGCCCAACAGCGCGCCATCGCCCAACTGAGCCGGATCAACGACACGCTCCGCATCACGACACAGGAGATGGTCGAGGAGGACGACCGCGACGCGCTCGAACGGGCGGTCTGCGAGCGCCTCGCCGAATCGGAGCCTTACGACGCGATCTGGATCGGCCGATACGATCCCGAGGAGAGCGTCGTCCGACCGGTGGCGTGGGCGGGCCTCCCGGACGAGTACGTCGCGGAGATCTCCGTGACGGTCGACGAGACGGCGACCGGCGGCGGCGCGGGCGGCCGAGCGATCCGGACGGGCGAGATACAGACCGTCCCGGACGTCTACGCGGACCCGACGATGGAGCCGTGGCACGAGCAGTTCGCGCGCTACGGCGTCGAGTCGCTCGCCGCCGTCCCCATCGTTCACGAGGACACCGTCTACGGGTTCTTCAGCGTCTACGCGAGTCGGCAGAACGTCTTCGACGAGCGCGAGAGCGAGGTGCTGGCGGAGGTCGGCGAGTCGCTCGGCCACGCCATCGCGTCGATCGAGATGGTCGACCTCCTCGCGGCCCGCGAGCGCGAGCTCGCGCGGCAGAACGAGCGCCTCGAGGAGTTCGCGGCGGTCGTCTCCCACGACCTCCGCAACCCGCTGAACGTCGCGGACGGCTACCTCGATATGGCGCGCGAGAGCGGCGACGACGAGCACTTCGACCGCGTTCGCGACGCGCTCGACCGGATGAACGCCCTCATCGACGACCTCCTGACGCTCGCGCGACAGGGCGCGACCGTCGACGAGCTCGAGACCGCGTCCCTCGAGTCGGTCGCCGCGGACGCGTGGGAGGTCGCGGGCGGCGAGTCGGCGACGCTCGCCCTCGGGGACGACCTCGGGACGGTGGCGTGCGACCGGAGCCGCCTTCGTCAGCTCCTCGAGAACCTCTTTCGGAACGCGAGACAGCACGGCGGCGCGGACGTGACGGTGACGGTCGGTCGCCTCGAGGACGGGTTCTACGTCGCGGACGACGGCCCGGGCGTCCCCGAGGGCGAGCGCGCGGACGTCTTCGACGTCGGGTACACGACGCACGAGTCCGGGACGGGCTTCGGGCTGAACATCGTGCGCGGCATCGCGTCCGCACACGGGTGGGACGTCACGCTCACGGAGAGCGCCGACGGCGGTGCGCGCTTCGAGTTTCGCGGGGTGGCGCGCGACGCGCCGCGAGACGCCGACCACTCACTCTCGGCGGTCGATTGA
- the speB gene encoding agmatinase — translation MFPGATADRSASSYVVVGAPLDVSTSFQPGTRFGPDRVRRFAGTFEDYDRAADRLFSESGVADAGDVHAWNDAAEYVDYLASVCRDVVRDDAIPLTIGGEHTVSVAPVRAVDPDVFVVCDAHLDLREAYDGDPWSHSTVTGHALDVADEAVILGARSGSEAEWERAAEGDVTVVAPEDVAAWAPPAEFAERDVYLSVDVDAADPAYAPGTGTPEPFGLTSRELRDVVRAVAPHASGFDVVEVNDRDDGQAAVLAAKLLRAFVFAHADATAVDG, via the coding sequence ATGTTCCCCGGCGCGACGGCGGACCGCTCTGCTTCGTCTTACGTGGTCGTCGGCGCGCCGCTCGACGTCTCTACGTCCTTCCAGCCGGGGACGCGCTTCGGGCCGGATCGCGTCCGTCGGTTCGCGGGGACGTTCGAGGACTACGACCGCGCCGCCGACCGTTTGTTTTCCGAATCGGGCGTCGCCGACGCCGGCGACGTCCACGCGTGGAACGACGCCGCAGAGTACGTCGACTACCTCGCGAGCGTCTGCCGCGACGTCGTCCGCGACGACGCGATACCCCTCACCATCGGCGGCGAGCACACCGTCTCCGTGGCACCGGTGCGCGCCGTCGACCCCGACGTCTTCGTCGTCTGTGACGCCCACCTCGACCTGCGCGAGGCGTACGACGGCGACCCGTGGAGCCACTCGACGGTCACCGGACACGCGCTCGACGTCGCCGACGAGGCGGTGATCCTCGGCGCGCGCTCCGGGTCCGAGGCGGAGTGGGAGCGCGCCGCCGAAGGGGACGTCACCGTCGTCGCCCCCGAGGACGTCGCGGCGTGGGCGCCGCCGGCCGAGTTCGCCGAGCGCGATGTCTACCTCTCGGTTGACGTGGACGCCGCCGACCCGGCGTACGCTCCGGGGACGGGCACGCCGGAGCCGTTCGGCCTCACGTCGCGCGAACTCCGCGACGTCGTGCGCGCGGTCGCGCCGCACGCCTCGGGCTTCGACGTCGTGGAGGTGAACGACCGCGACGACGGGCAGGCGGCGGTGCTCGCGGCGAAGCTCCTCCGCGCGTTCGTCTTCGCGCACGCGGACGCGACGGCCGTCGACGGCTGA
- a CDS encoding translation initiation factor IF-5A: MAKEQKEVRDLQEGNYVIVEDAACKIDGYSTAKPGKHGSAKARIEARGVFDGKRRSLSQPVDAKIWVPIINRKGGQIVSKESDTVVQVMDLETFETVTMEIPEDVDVDPDDEIEYLEWEGKRKVLQ; this comes from the coding sequence ATGGCGAAAGAGCAGAAGGAAGTTCGGGACCTCCAGGAAGGGAACTACGTCATCGTCGAGGACGCCGCGTGTAAGATCGACGGCTACTCGACGGCAAAGCCCGGCAAGCACGGCAGCGCGAAGGCCCGCATCGAGGCGCGCGGCGTCTTCGACGGCAAGCGCCGCTCGCTCAGCCAGCCGGTCGACGCGAAGATCTGGGTCCCGATAATCAACCGCAAGGGCGGCCAGATCGTCTCCAAGGAGTCCGACACCGTCGTGCAGGTCATGGACCTCGAGACCTTCGAGACGGTGACGATGGAGATCCCCGAGGACGTCGATGTCGACCCCGACGACGAGATCGAGTACCTCGAGTGGGAAGGCAAGCGCAAGGTCCTCCAGTAA
- a CDS encoding FAD-dependent oxidoreductase: protein MSGEYDLVIVGGGISGASLLYTVAKFTDVESVALVEKEAEIAQINSHHTNNSQTLHFGDIETNYTLEKAEEVKEGAELLAGYLENHDPEREMHSKRSKMVLGVGDEEVASLEERYHEEGFGDLYPKLRPIEREEIAELEPKVVEGRDPEKDLLALQTPDGYVVDYGATAQSFVEQAKAETGVDVYTGTEVTDITETTRGYTLTTDEGPFDCDVAVVAAGSHSLQIAKEMGYGEDKVLLPVAGSFFLADDGPLNGKVYTLQMKKLPFAAVHGDADVHDGSITRFGPTAKLVPALERGRLNTVSDFLDVFGLNVASFLSYANILSDRILLPYVLRNLVYDVPEVGRRSFLPEVQKVVPTMELEDIERAKGYGGVRPQIVDTKNKSLDMGEAKIVGDDIIFNITPSPGASTCLKNAMRDTHTLIDFFDDDYEFDEDAFRADTIGEFPRLDDADGDEE from the coding sequence ATGTCCGGAGAGTACGACCTAGTCATCGTCGGCGGCGGCATCAGCGGCGCATCGCTCCTCTACACGGTCGCGAAGTTCACCGACGTCGAGTCGGTCGCGCTCGTCGAGAAGGAAGCGGAGATCGCGCAGATCAACTCCCACCACACGAACAACTCCCAGACCCTCCACTTCGGCGACATCGAGACGAACTACACGCTCGAGAAAGCCGAGGAAGTGAAGGAGGGCGCCGAGCTCCTCGCCGGCTACCTCGAGAACCACGACCCGGAGCGCGAGATGCACTCGAAGCGCTCGAAGATGGTTCTGGGTGTGGGTGACGAGGAAGTCGCCTCCCTCGAAGAGCGCTACCACGAGGAGGGCTTCGGCGACCTCTACCCGAAGCTCCGCCCCATCGAGCGCGAGGAGATCGCCGAACTCGAACCGAAGGTCGTCGAGGGCCGCGACCCCGAGAAGGACCTCCTCGCGCTTCAGACGCCGGACGGCTACGTCGTCGACTACGGCGCGACCGCCCAGTCCTTCGTCGAGCAGGCGAAAGCGGAGACGGGCGTCGACGTCTACACCGGCACGGAAGTCACCGACATCACGGAGACGACGCGCGGCTACACGCTCACGACCGACGAGGGGCCGTTCGACTGCGACGTCGCCGTCGTCGCCGCCGGGTCGCACAGCCTCCAGATCGCGAAGGAGATGGGCTACGGCGAGGACAAGGTCCTCCTCCCCGTCGCCGGGAGCTTCTTCCTCGCGGACGACGGCCCGCTGAACGGAAAGGTCTACACGCTCCAGATGAAGAAGCTCCCGTTCGCCGCCGTCCACGGCGACGCGGACGTCCACGACGGCTCTATCACGCGCTTCGGGCCGACCGCGAAGCTCGTCCCGGCGCTCGAACGCGGCCGGCTCAACACCGTCAGCGACTTCCTCGACGTCTTCGGGCTCAACGTCGCCTCCTTCCTCAGCTACGCGAACATCCTCTCCGACCGCATCCTCCTCCCCTACGTCCTCCGCAACCTCGTCTACGACGTCCCCGAGGTCGGCCGGCGCTCCTTCCTGCCGGAGGTCCAGAAGGTCGTCCCGACGATGGAGCTCGAGGACATCGAGCGCGCGAAGGGCTACGGCGGCGTCCGCCCGCAGATCGTGGACACGAAGAACAAGAGCCTCGACATGGGCGAGGCGAAGATCGTCGGCGACGACATCATCTTCAACATCACGCCCTCGCCCGGCGCCTCGACGTGCCTGAAGAACGCGATGCGCGACACGCACACCCTCATCGACTTCTTCGACGACGACTACGAGTTCGACGAGGACGCCTTCCGCGCCGACACCATCGGCGAGTTCCCGCGCCTCGACGACGCGGACGGCGACGAGGAGTAA
- a CDS encoding ABC1 kinase family protein, translating into MASLRAYWRFAVVAWQFLPLVWSYARDRRRFLLVGGRRSVSSERRTRRAERLLSSLLTLGPTFIKLGQLLSTRPDVLPPEYVEELSELQDQVPPAEWEAAREVLEAEVGPVGEAFDEFDTEAISGASLGQVYTARLDGERVAVKVRRPGIEPLVNADLRVVSWALPLLLFFVDDARAFSLENLAEEFDKTLREEMDYSREATMLGEIRANFADDDGVAIPDVYDSRSGERVLTMEYVEGTKISDVESLDRLGVDRHAVAETLERAYLQMIIEDGVFHADPHPGNLAVREDGTIVFYDFGMSGRVDESVQDRIVDFYVAVANQDIEAILDTLVAMGTLSPEADRATMAEVMELAIADARGESVDQYRVQQIVSKVEDTIYEFPLRLPSNLALVLRVATVVEGVCLTLDPDFDFVTVATDYLGERGYYERGAREFITETGDRLSESARASLRLAPKLERALDRVDRDDFYVRAAVEDSGGYVDALARRLVTGLLFGAGVVSTGLLYAEAATRLAAVAAGGTLVVGLLCWRSFRRRRGPSSANAPATGRDRR; encoded by the coding sequence GTGGCGTCACTGCGTGCGTACTGGCGCTTCGCCGTCGTCGCGTGGCAGTTCCTCCCGCTCGTCTGGTCGTACGCCCGCGACCGGCGGCGCTTCCTCCTCGTCGGCGGCCGTCGCTCGGTCTCCAGCGAACGCCGCACGCGCCGCGCCGAGCGCCTCCTGTCGAGTCTCCTCACGCTCGGGCCGACGTTCATCAAACTCGGCCAGTTGCTCTCGACGCGCCCGGACGTCCTCCCGCCCGAGTACGTCGAGGAGCTCTCGGAGCTACAGGACCAGGTACCGCCGGCGGAGTGGGAAGCGGCCCGGGAGGTACTGGAGGCGGAGGTTGGGCCGGTCGGGGAGGCGTTCGACGAGTTCGACACGGAGGCGATCAGCGGCGCGAGCCTCGGGCAGGTCTACACCGCCCGCCTCGACGGCGAGCGCGTCGCCGTGAAGGTTCGCCGCCCCGGCATCGAACCGCTCGTGAACGCGGACCTGCGCGTCGTCTCGTGGGCGCTCCCGCTCCTCCTCTTCTTCGTCGACGACGCGCGGGCGTTCAGCCTCGAGAACCTCGCCGAGGAGTTCGACAAGACGCTGCGCGAGGAGATGGATTACTCGCGGGAGGCCACGATGCTCGGCGAGATCCGCGCGAACTTCGCCGACGACGACGGCGTCGCGATCCCCGACGTCTACGACTCGCGCTCGGGCGAGCGCGTCCTCACCATGGAGTACGTCGAGGGGACGAAGATCTCGGACGTCGAGTCGCTGGACCGACTCGGCGTCGACAGACACGCCGTCGCCGAGACTCTGGAGCGCGCCTACCTCCAGATGATCATCGAGGACGGCGTCTTCCACGCCGACCCCCACCCGGGGAACCTCGCCGTCCGCGAGGACGGCACCATCGTCTTCTACGACTTCGGGATGAGCGGCCGCGTCGACGAGTCCGTTCAGGACCGCATCGTCGACTTCTACGTCGCCGTCGCGAACCAGGACATCGAGGCCATCCTCGACACGCTCGTCGCGATGGGGACGCTGAGCCCGGAGGCCGACCGCGCGACCATGGCCGAAGTGATGGAGCTCGCCATCGCGGACGCGCGCGGCGAGTCCGTCGACCAGTACCGCGTCCAGCAGATCGTCTCGAAGGTCGAGGACACCATCTACGAGTTCCCCCTGCGTCTCCCCTCGAACCTCGCGCTCGTCCTCCGCGTCGCCACCGTCGTCGAGGGCGTCTGTCTCACCCTCGACCCCGACTTCGACTTCGTCACCGTCGCCACCGACTACCTCGGCGAACGGGGCTACTACGAGCGCGGCGCCCGCGAGTTCATCACGGAGACCGGCGACCGGCTCTCGGAGTCCGCGCGCGCCTCGCTGCGCCTCGCGCCGAAGCTCGAGCGCGCGCTCGACCGCGTCGACCGCGACGACTTCTACGTTCGCGCCGCCGTCGAGGACTCCGGCGGCTACGTCGACGCGCTCGCGAGGCGTCTCGTCACCGGCCTCCTCTTCGGTGCGGGCGTCGTCTCCACCGGCCTGCTCTACGCGGAGGCCGCCACCCGACTCGCCGCCGTCGCCGCCGGCGGCACGCTCGTCGTCGGCCTGCTCTGCTGGCGCTCCTTCCGACGCCGACGCGGGCCGTCGAGCGCGAACGCGCCCGCGACCGGCCGCGACCGCCGGTAA
- a CDS encoding nucleic acid-binding protein — protein MTLAAVSDAGPLIHLAEIGSLKLLETFDTLLVPETVYEELAAGGVPDALSDLPHRLVDADVDSARPPGDLDAGERAAIAAAEERGIVLLTDDLAAREAASDVGVDVHGSIGVIALGHGRGLLDRDDAASRMRALQRETSLFVTEAVVERGIRMLDEQ, from the coding sequence GTGACGCTCGCGGCTGTCTCCGACGCGGGGCCGCTCATTCACCTCGCCGAAATCGGGTCGCTCAAACTGCTCGAGACGTTCGATACGCTTCTCGTTCCGGAGACGGTGTACGAGGAACTCGCTGCAGGTGGCGTTCCGGACGCGCTATCCGACCTCCCGCACCGACTCGTCGACGCCGACGTGGACTCGGCACGGCCCCCCGGAGACTTGGACGCGGGAGAACGCGCCGCGATTGCCGCTGCCGAAGAGCGCGGCATCGTTCTTCTGACCGACGACCTCGCCGCCCGAGAGGCAGCATCTGACGTGGGTGTCGACGTACACGGATCCATCGGCGTCATCGCGCTCGGTCACGGCCGCGGATTGCTCGACAGAGACGACGCGGCGTCCCGTATGCGGGCGCTCCAGCGCGAGACGAGCCTCTTCGTGACCGAGGCGGTGGTGGAGCGTGGCATCCGGATGCTGGACGAGCAGTAA
- a CDS encoding Nif3-like dinuclear metal center hexameric protein, with translation MRLSELVSRYDERLRTEDFADVDASANGLQVGPDEKHVEHVAFAVDAVAETAERAAEADADVLVTHHGLSWGGIERVTDRQYGRIAPLIENDVALYVSHLPLDGHPELGNAAGVADVLGLANTEGIGHVGAETIGLRGDAGALARSAVHERLETELDHGGTGVRALEFGPETVSDVAVVTGAGADFLDEAVAAGVDTVVTGEPKGKTYHEAKEAGINVFCGTHYGTETFGVRSLMDLTERWGPDVTYLDVPTGL, from the coding sequence ATGCGACTCTCCGAACTCGTCTCGCGCTACGACGAGCGACTCCGCACCGAGGACTTCGCGGACGTGGACGCGTCGGCGAACGGCCTCCAAGTCGGCCCCGACGAGAAGCACGTCGAGCACGTCGCGTTCGCGGTGGACGCCGTCGCGGAGACGGCCGAGCGCGCGGCCGAGGCGGACGCCGACGTCCTCGTCACGCACCACGGCCTCTCGTGGGGCGGCATCGAGCGGGTCACCGACCGGCAGTACGGCCGCATCGCGCCGCTCATCGAGAACGACGTCGCGCTCTACGTCTCGCACCTCCCGCTCGACGGCCACCCCGAGCTGGGGAACGCGGCGGGCGTCGCGGACGTGCTCGGCCTCGCGAACACCGAGGGCATCGGGCACGTCGGCGCGGAGACCATCGGCCTTCGCGGGGACGCGGGCGCGCTCGCGCGCTCGGCCGTCCACGAGCGCCTCGAGACCGAGCTCGACCACGGCGGGACGGGCGTGCGCGCGCTCGAGTTCGGCCCCGAGACCGTCTCCGACGTCGCGGTCGTGACGGGCGCGGGCGCGGACTTCCTCGACGAGGCCGTCGCGGCGGGCGTCGACACGGTCGTGACGGGCGAGCCGAAGGGGAAGACCTACCACGAGGCGAAGGAGGCCGGCATCAACGTCTTCTGCGGGACGCACTACGGGACGGAGACGTTCGGCGTGCGCTCGCTGATGGACCTCACGGAGCGCTGGGGGCCCGACGTGACGTACCTCGACGTGCCGACCGGTCTGTAG
- a CDS encoding Hsp20/alpha crystallin family protein has product MSRLRDALRELPDAVFADLAESDDAYRLVFDLPGVTADTVDVDVREGTLHVDAYRDKDVPDGFDYRREERAVFLEFEVPLPPDAAGADAAATLDAGVLEVTVPKADGGVRVPVEG; this is encoded by the coding sequence ATGTCTCGGCTCCGCGACGCGCTCCGCGAACTCCCCGACGCCGTCTTCGCCGACCTCGCAGAGAGCGACGACGCCTACCGGCTCGTCTTCGACCTGCCGGGCGTCACCGCCGACACCGTCGACGTCGACGTCCGCGAGGGGACCCTCCACGTGGACGCCTACCGCGACAAGGACGTCCCCGACGGCTTCGACTACCGGCGTGAGGAGCGCGCCGTCTTCCTCGAGTTCGAGGTGCCGCTCCCGCCGGACGCCGCCGGCGCGGACGCCGCCGCGACGCTCGACGCCGGCGTCCTCGAGGTCACCGTCCCGAAGGCCGACGGCGGCGTTCGCGTGCCCGTCGAGGGGTAG
- a CDS encoding TIGR00300 family protein produces the protein MTVSRTVELEGHIIDSGTMQRCFEVIMDLGGDFDVEQFDVGRAKDEESYARLRVLAPDADTLQSIVHELHQSGVNPIDPEDATLTPAPADRVVPQGFYSTTNHPTEVRVNGTWVPVEDIEMDCAIVVEDPDGEPTARTQVLNGIEAEDLVVTGEAGIRVRPPERPRDSSGPFGFMRGGVSAERPSKSLIREVADALREVKCAGGNVLVVAGPAVIHSGAGDALAELVREGYVDGLSAGNGFATHDIERGLYGTSLGMNIETLEHPRKGHKHHIYTISEIVRAGGIENAVDDGLVTEGVMYECVENDVDYVLAGSIRDDGPLPDTITDTIEAQEAIRRQAHDADMVVMLSTLLHSVAVGNCLPSSTRVVCVDINPATVTQLLDRGSAQAVGLVTDVGTFVPTLADELRESE, from the coding sequence ATGACCGTTTCGCGGACCGTCGAGCTGGAGGGCCACATCATCGACTCGGGGACGATGCAGCGCTGCTTCGAGGTCATCATGGACCTCGGCGGGGACTTCGACGTCGAGCAGTTCGACGTCGGGCGGGCGAAGGACGAGGAGTCCTACGCGCGGTTGCGCGTGCTCGCGCCGGACGCGGACACCCTGCAGTCCATCGTCCACGAGCTCCACCAGTCGGGCGTGAACCCCATCGACCCGGAGGACGCGACGCTGACGCCCGCACCCGCGGATCGCGTCGTCCCGCAGGGGTTCTACTCGACGACGAACCACCCGACGGAGGTCCGCGTGAACGGGACGTGGGTGCCGGTCGAGGACATCGAGATGGACTGCGCCATCGTCGTCGAGGACCCGGACGGCGAGCCGACGGCGCGCACGCAGGTGCTGAACGGCATCGAGGCGGAGGACCTCGTGGTGACGGGCGAGGCGGGGATTCGGGTGCGACCGCCCGAGCGCCCCCGGGATTCCTCGGGGCCCTTCGGCTTCATGCGCGGCGGCGTCTCCGCCGAACGCCCCTCTAAGTCGCTCATCCGCGAGGTCGCGGACGCGCTGCGCGAGGTGAAGTGCGCGGGCGGGAACGTCCTCGTCGTCGCCGGCCCCGCCGTCATCCACTCCGGGGCTGGCGACGCGCTCGCCGAGCTCGTCCGCGAGGGATACGTGGACGGGCTCTCGGCCGGGAACGGCTTCGCGACCCACGACATCGAGCGCGGCCTCTACGGGACGAGCCTCGGCATGAACATCGAGACCCTCGAGCACCCCCGAAAGGGCCACAAGCACCACATCTACACGATCAGCGAGATCGTCCGCGCGGGCGGCATCGAGAACGCGGTCGACGACGGCCTCGTCACGGAGGGGGTGATGTACGAGTGCGTCGAGAACGACGTCGACTACGTGCTCGCGGGCTCCATCCGCGACGACGGGCCGCTCCCGGACACGATCACGGACACGATCGAGGCCCAAGAGGCGATCCGCCGACAGGCCCACGACGCGGACATGGTGGTGATGCTCTCGACGCTGCTCCACTCGGTCGCGGTCGGGAACTGTCTCCCCTCCTCGACGCGCGTCGTCTGCGTCGACATCAACCCCGCGACGGTCACCCAGTTGCTCGACCGCGGGAGCGCGCAGGCCGTGGGGCTCGTGACGGACGTCGGGACGTTCGTGCCGACGCTCGCGGACGAACTCCGCGAGTCGGAGTAA